The Tautonia plasticadhaerens nucleotide sequence GGCGGCCAGTTCGCCGCCGGCCGGACCGACCCGGCCGAGCCGATCGTCGGCCTGGTCCGGTCGGCCCATCGGGACCTGCTCGGCTCCCCTCCCGACCTGCACGGCGCCCCCTACGGCAGCGACCTCCGCCACCTCGTCAACCTCGGCGGCATCCCGACCCTCCAGTACGGGCCCGGGGACATCCGCCTCGCCCACGCGCCGGACGAGCACGTCGAGGTCGACGCCCTGCTGAAGGCGACCCGGACGCTGACCCTGGTCATCCTCCGGTTCTGCGGCGTGCGATGATCGGCTCGGGGCCGGGCTCTCCCGTCGAGCCCGGCCTCGCCCGGGTCAGCCCCGGATCTCGGCGATCACCGCCTTCACGTCCTCGGCCTCGACGGGCTTGCCGGCCAGTTGTTTCATGGCGACCCCCATCGCCTGGCCCTCCTTGGGGGCGGCCTTGATCGGTTCGGCGGCGGGGGCAAGCTCCCGGGCGATCTGCTCCCGGGAGAGGGTGGCCGGCACCCATTCCTCGATCAGGGCCACCTCCTCGGGGCTGAAGGAGGTCTGGCCCCCCCTGGCCTCCTTGAGGATGCCCCGCATCTTCTTGATCGCCTGGTCGTCGGGCACCTCCTCGCCGGAGCCGGTAGTGAGCTGGGCGATCCAGTAGCGGAGGAAATTCGTGCGGACGGCGTCCCGGGCCTTCATCGAGTCCTTCAGCTGGGCTCTCATGCGTTGGACGATGGCCATTGCAATTCGCTCCTCGATCGGTTCCGATCACCCCACCGGACACCGACCCGACCCCGATGGGTTCGCCGGGGACCCGGACCCGACCCTGATTCGATCCCCCAGTGTACCGCCCTCCCTTGGCCCCCTCGACGCCGATGAACGACTGGAAGCCCCGGATGACCCGGACGGTGCGGCTCCTCGCCGAGCAGCTGGCGACGATCCGGTCCGGCACGGTCGACCCCGGGCTCGTCTCCAGCGTCAGGGCCCGGTCGGGGGGGAACGCGGTGCCGATCAGGCGCCTCGCCGCCGTGACCGCCCGGGGAGACCGCCTGGTCGTCCGGCCCTTCGACCCGGGCGACGTGCCCGCCGTCGTCCGGGCCCTGACCGACGCCAACCTCTCCGCGTACGCGATGGACCCGACCTCGATCGCCGTCTCCGTGCCGCCGATCAGCGGGGAGCAGCGGCAGGCGATGGCCAGACGGGTCAAGGCCCTCGGCGAGGAGGCCAGGGTCGCCGTCCGGATGATCCGCCAGGACGCCCGCAAGCAGATCGCCGCCCGCGGGAGGGGCTCCGAGCGGGCCGTCCAGGAAGCGACCGACCTCGCCGTCGCCGAGATCGACCGCCTCGTCGCCGCCAAGGTCGCCGAGATCGGCGGCTGATCGGGCCCGGGCCCGGCCCTGAGGCCCGGCCGGATTGCCCGCCCGGCATCCGTCGGCGATCATGGTCCCCCGGGCTCCGCTCCCCAACCGGGACGGCCCCGGAACCGATTCGACGATCGCCCCGAGGATCTCGACCCCGTGCCTACCCCCCTGCTCTCCGTGCTCGCCGCCCTGACGATGACCAACCCCACCCCCGCCGACGACCCCGAGCCGATCCGATACACGCTCCGGTTCCCCGAGGCCGCCTCGCATTACGTCGAGGTCGAGGCCGACCTGCCGACCGGCGGCCTCCCCTCGGTCGAGCTGCTCATGGCCACCTGGACCCCCGGCTCCTACCTGGTCCGGGAGTACGCCCGGCACGTCGAGGCCGTCTCGGCCCGGGGGCCCGACGGCGGGCCCCTCCCGGTCGAGAAGTCCCGCAAGAACCGCTGGCGGGTGACGACCGACGGGGGAGATCGGGTCGTCGTCTCCTACCGGGTCTATTGCCGGGAGATGGGCGTGCAGACCAACTGGGTCGACTCCTCCTTCGCCCTGCTCAACGGCGCCCCCACCTTCCTCACCCCGGCCGACTCCCCCGATCGGCCCCACGAGGTCACGCTCGAACTGCCCGAAGGCTGGGAGCGGTCCTTCACCGGCCTGCCCGAGGCCCCCGCAGGCGCCCCGCATCGCTACGTCGCCGAGCACTTCGATGCGCTGGTCGACTCCCCGATCTACGCGGGCAGCCCGAGCGTCTACGAGTTCGAGGTCGACGGCAAACCCCATGTCCTCGTCAACGAGGGGGAGGCCGGCGTCTGGGACGGCCCGAGGTCGGCGAAGGACGTGGAGGCGATCGTCCGCCGGCAGCTCGAATTCTGGGGAGAATTGCCCTACGAGAAATATATCATCTTCAACCTCCTCACCGAGTCCGGCGGCGGCCTGGAACACCGCAATTCCACCGTCCTGATGGCCAGCAGGTGGGCCACCCGGAGCCGGGACTCGTACCTCTCCTGGCTGTTCCTCGTCTCCCACGAGTTCTTCCACACCTGGAACGTCAAGCGGCTCCGCCCGGTCGAGCTGGGGCCGTTCGACTACGAGGGCGAGGTCCACACGAAAAGCCTCTGGGTCGCCGAGGGGATCACGTCCTATTATGATCGCCTCCTGGTCCGTCGCGCCGGGCTCTGCACCGTCGAGGAGTTCCTCGCCGGGGACCCTCCCCGGCCCGGCTCCGGCGACGACAAACCGACCAACGACATCGAGCGCCTCCAGGACACCCCCGGCCGCCTCGTCCAGCCGCTCGAAGACGCCTCGTTCGACGCCTGGATCAAGTTCTACCGGAGGGACGAGAACACCCCCAACACCGGCGTCAGCTACTAC carries:
- a CDS encoding M61 family metallopeptidase, with the translated sequence MPTPLLSVLAALTMTNPTPADDPEPIRYTLRFPEAASHYVEVEADLPTGGLPSVELLMATWTPGSYLVREYARHVEAVSARGPDGGPLPVEKSRKNRWRVTTDGGDRVVVSYRVYCREMGVQTNWVDSSFALLNGAPTFLTPADSPDRPHEVTLELPEGWERSFTGLPEAPAGAPHRYVAEHFDALVDSPIYAGSPSVYEFEVDGKPHVLVNEGEAGVWDGPRSAKDVEAIVRRQLEFWGELPYEKYIIFNLLTESGGGLEHRNSTVLMASRWATRSRDSYLSWLFLVSHEFFHTWNVKRLRPVELGPFDYEGEVHTKSLWVAEGITSYYDRLLVRRAGLCTVEEFLAGDPPRPGSGDDKPTNDIERLQDTPGRLVQPLEDASFDAWIKFYRRDENTPNTGVSYYTKGAVVAFLLDAEIRRATDDARSLDDVMRLAFGRHSGASGFSPEQFRALASEVAGIDLDPFFDRALRSTEELDYEPTLDWFGLRFAPPDAKSESTSDTDTNAEDAPAKGWLGIDAKAEGGRLVVSQVKRGTPGFEAGLNVGDEILAVGDLRIPPDSWKRRIGLYPPGETITLLIARRERLLRLDATLAAEPPDRYRLELDPDATEPQVARRSRWLGEAE
- a CDS encoding GatB/YqeY domain-containing protein, yielding MAIVQRMRAQLKDSMKARDAVRTNFLRYWIAQLTTGSGEEVPDDQAIKKMRGILKEARGGQTSFSPEEVALIEEWVPATLSREQIARELAPAAEPIKAAPKEGQAMGVAMKQLAGKPVEAEDVKAVIAEIRG
- a CDS encoding ribosome-recycling factor codes for the protein MNDWKPRMTRTVRLLAEQLATIRSGTVDPGLVSSVRARSGGNAVPIRRLAAVTARGDRLVVRPFDPGDVPAVVRALTDANLSAYAMDPTSIAVSVPPISGEQRQAMARRVKALGEEARVAVRMIRQDARKQIAARGRGSERAVQEATDLAVAEIDRLVAAKVAEIGG